In Rhizobium sp. ZPR4, a genomic segment contains:
- a CDS encoding ABC-F family ATP-binding cassette domain-containing protein — translation MISISDLSARIAGRLLIDHANVTLPAGTKAGLVGKNGAGKSTLFRIITGDFAAESGSVSIPRNARIGQVAQEAPGTEEPLIDIVLAADKERSALLVEAETATDPHRIADIQTRLADIDAHSAEARAASILAGLGFDHEAQKRPASSFSGGWRMRVALAAVLFSEPDLLLLDEPTNYLDLEGTLWLEDYIRRYPHTVIIISHDRDLLNTAVNSIVHLDQKKLTFYRGSYDQFERQKAEADELQMKAKAKNDAARKHLQSFIDRFKAKASKARQAQSRIKALERMGTVAAVIEDHVMGFSFPEPEKQPASPIIAISGGAVGYEPGKPILKRLNLRIDADDRIALLGSNGNGKSTFAKFISGRLGAESGDVRLAPNLKIGFFAQHQLDDLIPNQTAVEHVRRRMPETPEAKVRARVAQMGLATEKMDTQVKDLSGGEKARLLMGLAAFDAPNLLILDEPTNHLDIDSRNALIQALNDYSGAVILISHDRHLIEATVDRLWLVRDGTVSTFDGDLEEYRSLVVASPKTKDGKAAANGGDDSVSKADQRKLNADRRASLAPLKKKINEIESLTGKLEKLIQALDAELADPALYEKAPAKAAEKAKQRADAAEKLAAAEEQWLELSSEYESGMAG, via the coding sequence ATCGACGCTGTTCCGGATCATCACCGGCGATTTTGCCGCCGAGAGCGGCTCGGTCTCGATCCCGCGCAATGCCCGCATCGGCCAGGTCGCGCAGGAAGCGCCCGGCACCGAGGAGCCGCTGATCGATATCGTCCTGGCAGCAGACAAGGAACGCTCCGCACTGCTTGTGGAAGCCGAGACCGCGACTGATCCGCATCGCATCGCCGATATCCAGACGCGTCTAGCCGATATCGACGCACATTCAGCCGAAGCGCGTGCCGCCAGCATCCTTGCCGGCCTCGGCTTCGACCACGAGGCGCAGAAGCGCCCGGCCTCCTCCTTCTCCGGCGGCTGGCGCATGCGCGTTGCGCTTGCGGCGGTGCTGTTTTCCGAGCCGGATCTGCTGCTGCTCGACGAACCGACGAACTATCTCGACCTCGAAGGCACCTTGTGGCTGGAGGATTACATCCGCCGCTACCCGCACACGGTCATTATCATCTCGCACGACCGCGATCTTTTGAATACGGCGGTCAATTCCATCGTGCATCTCGACCAGAAGAAGCTCACCTTCTATCGCGGCTCCTACGATCAGTTCGAGCGGCAGAAGGCCGAAGCCGACGAGCTGCAGATGAAGGCGAAAGCGAAGAACGATGCGGCGCGCAAGCACCTGCAAAGCTTTATCGACCGCTTCAAGGCCAAGGCCTCGAAAGCCCGGCAGGCGCAGTCGCGCATCAAGGCTCTGGAGCGCATGGGCACGGTCGCGGCCGTCATCGAAGACCATGTCATGGGCTTCAGCTTTCCCGAGCCCGAAAAGCAGCCCGCCTCGCCCATCATCGCGATCAGCGGCGGCGCCGTCGGCTACGAGCCAGGCAAACCGATCCTCAAGCGCCTCAATCTGCGCATCGATGCCGATGACCGCATTGCCCTGCTCGGCTCGAACGGCAACGGCAAATCGACCTTCGCGAAATTCATCTCCGGCCGGCTCGGCGCCGAGAGCGGCGATGTCAGGCTGGCGCCGAACCTGAAGATCGGCTTCTTCGCTCAGCACCAGCTCGACGATCTCATTCCGAACCAGACGGCCGTCGAACATGTGCGCCGCCGCATGCCCGAAACGCCGGAAGCCAAGGTGCGCGCCCGCGTCGCGCAGATGGGTCTGGCGACGGAAAAGATGGACACGCAGGTCAAGGATCTCTCCGGCGGCGAAAAGGCGCGGCTGCTGATGGGTCTTGCCGCCTTCGACGCGCCGAACCTTCTGATCCTCGACGAACCGACCAACCATCTCGATATCGACAGCCGCAATGCGCTGATCCAGGCGCTGAACGATTATTCCGGCGCCGTCATCCTCATCTCGCACGATCGCCATCTGATCGAGGCCACAGTCGACCGGCTCTGGCTGGTGCGCGATGGCACCGTCTCCACCTTCGACGGCGATCTCGAAGAATACCGCAGCCTCGTCGTCGCCAGCCCGAAGACCAAGGACGGCAAGGCGGCGGCAAACGGTGGTGACGATTCCGTTTCCAAGGCCGACCAGCGCAAGCTCAATGCCGATCGGCGCGCATCGCTCGCACCGCTCAAGAAGAAGATCAACGAAATCGAATCCTTGACCGGCAAGCTTGAGAAACTGATTCAGGCGCTTGATGCAGAACTTGCGGATCCCGCCCTCTACGAAAAGGCGCCGGCAAAGGCGGCGGAGAAGGCAAAGCAGCGTGCGGATGCCGCCGAGAAGCTTGCGGCCGCCGAGGAGCAGTGGCTCGAACTGTCATCGGAATATGAAAGCGGCATGGCCGGCTGA